The nucleotide sequence tttaaagtttGATTTTATACTATTAGATTAAAGTGTTAGTTTTCTTGTTTGATTAGGCTCCATCTTTGAAACTTACATGCAGTAAAAGTCTTTTTAAATTCTCTATGTGCATTGAATTGGAGGTCTTAAATACACGTGATGTAAgtttttattaaaatttatgctatattatttaaataaaaataataatttatataaggtaaaatctATAAACTCCTATATTAGGACTTtatacatagttcaaataaaaaaACGATTGTTATAgttaaattttagttgatttaaaagtcctaaatattagaaaattaaattataattttatctaatataaaatctatttttaaagggtaaaaaggcGAACAACGTTCCGCTAATGGatttttgcttttaatataatgtGTGTATACTATAGTTATTCCAGGAAACAATAATAGTGTAATTTAGCTATTTTATTGTTGTACACTATTAAGGTATACACAAAATTGTGTAGCTCGATAATAGACAATGTACATAAGTACAGCCATGTAATTTTTTAAGAAGCAATTTTGTAATTGGGTAGATGCGAATAAATATTTTgtttaaataatcatgaaaaaacTACCAAACTTTTAAATAACAAACTAAAACATGTAAGACAGCAAACATTGATGTACTACCAAAGGATGTGACGCGGCGGATAAAGTTGCTCTTCCCCTGACCTGAGGTCTCGAATTCGAGTCCTGAGTGTGaaaaaatccttggtagggaACGCTTCCTCTCGAATGGGGCCTTATGCGGTGCGAATCCTAATATAGTTGGACTCCAATACAGGTACCGGAAAAAAATATTGATGTTACAGATTGCCATTGGCAGCTCAGAAAATGATTAAGTGCAGTGACCAAAACGAATTAGAAATGAGATTAGTAAAACAACTGAATGAAAAAGACAGTTCATTCTGTTGGCCAATAAAAGAAATGGTTGGTATCTTTTTCTTTTAACGAAAATATTTAGACTAACTCAACCAAAAAGCTAGCTCATGAAGCaagaattacttaaaatatctattaGTTAAGTCTCACTCGATGTGAGATTCAACACCTTCGCTAATGCTAACATTAGGTAAATTGGAATGAATCTGAGTTTTCAtatcatattaaaaaaataaaccttAATTCTAACTCAACTTCAAAAGTTAGCTCTCGAAGATTTTTAAGATCATACAGAGACCCATTTGTTAATTCCCACCTGCGTGGGACTCAATATTTTCAGATAATAAAAAGGTTATAGATTGACAGACACAAATACtagaaacaataaaagaaataattagagCTATACCTTAACTTCTGGAAAAGTAGAAGAGAAGTGCAGAAAGTAATTTCACCAATTCGCTATTCTGACGGTTATACTTGTGAAAGAGACAAAGTAAGAAAAacattcaattttttatttatttccctATACTTTCGATAATTTGATTCATTCTTATCTATATCATATCACCGATATAATGAAAACCTAACACAAATATATACCTCTCTATTTCAGGACCAAGTACTAGAAGCCATAATATAAATGGAAATCATATACAAAAGGATTTTATCTGATTTTCCATATAGGTGGTTTAAATATTGAGTAAAGTACCCCAATAATAAATTCAACAAGAAATATGCTACTTGTACTATAAAAATGGACAAGTAAACCCATATAATAAAAATCTTACACAAATATTAATTTGTAAAATATTTCCATTATATAAGTTGTTTTGAAATATAAAGATTATCTTCGTAACTAGCTGAAGTCAATAATTAAAAggtaaatagaaataaaaagataAAGGAATAACAGAACTACAGAAgtaaagaaagaaattaaaaagaagttaGGACGGCTTTTCATAGGACAATACTCAATTCCGCCAGTAATTGTCTTTTTCATCCTTACACTTGTGCGATTTTGTGGGGGTTCTGTTTCTCTTTTCTCTACTTGCTTTCACTGTAAGTTTCGCCCTTCTTTGCTCCTGTCCCTCTATTTTTGGGTAACTGCAAGTTTATTACTTGGGTTTGTTcactagtgtgtgtgtgtgtgtgtttgtttgttTGCCAAATTACATACATTGATTTTCCTTTTGAGACGATACATTGATTTGTTTATACCATGCCTTTCGTTTGTTCGTTTTTTGCACGTTTGCAGAATTttggtttgtttatttgtttattaAAGTAAGAGAACGCCCAAAGAACTGTGGATAGCTCATCTGACTTTGGTGGAAAACTGTGGATAGCCTTTTTTATCCGTTTGATGTATGGTATTTACTTCGCATTTATGGGATTTTATagatttatcttttctttcaacACATCTTGAGTTCTtggattctagttttttttcgTCGTTTGAGTCTGTGAACCTTGGATAAAATGCCTTTCAAAGTATTTAGATGATTGTGCATCCAACCGTGTGGTCGAGGTTAATGATAGGTAAAACTATGGAATACCAGGGTTCAGAGTTATCCCATACATGTCCTAGTGGAAGGTACCATGTATCCTTCCAGTTTATGTGAATATTTTCATTTTCCAGATTCAAACTTTGTAAACTTTGACCAATATTTTGGAATGTATTTTTTCATCATATTGACATGAGAAGAATTGCAACTTATAGTACTTCTCgtataatttttggattttaactttaaaatatcGGCTTAGTCTAATCCACTTTTGCTTCAAAGATTAGTCAAATTATCTTCCGAAAAGCGAAAAAGTTTACATAAactaaaacggagggagtagtacgAGTATGTTCAACTTTTAAAGAGTTTGTAAGTCTATTTGGAAGTACCAGTAAAGAGTCCCGGTACCCATGTCATACCCATCTGACGCTGGTATGACAAGGCAATGAAGAGTTTGTTTAAGTACACGCAAACACGcatataaatatgtatatatgtacGTACACACACAAGTTCTTGAAGTCTAATTTTTTCATGTCATGTCTTTTGAATCCATGGCCATTGATTATATTCCTTTCGCTTTTCCATGGTTTGTTTTTTTATGGACATTGATTATTCCTTTTGCTTACTAATGGTTGGATTTTTCAGCAGAATACTTGCACTTCACCTAGATGGTGAAATTTATGAAGTTCATTGAATCTCTTTTTGTCTATGAATTATGAGGGGAATTGGGGTGAAATAGCAGTGGTTTTGCTGTTGTGAGCTGTTCGTTTGTTGGAACTGAATTCCATTATAAATGGGGCGGCCAGGATTGAGGAGCTGTGGTGTCTCGGCGGAGTATTTGTGTGAACAACCGAAATTAGATATTAGTGATAATATTCGTCTAGTGCAACATATTTCAAGATCACAGAATGTTGATGAAAATTATGCCGAGTTTTTAAAGTTTCTCTACAACTATGATATAAATTCTCAGTCATACACAAATGAACATGGACATGATGGCAGTGCTGATGTGGTTGGGGATGAAGCTGACCCGCAGTACCAGATATTTTTGGCTAATGCTAAGCCAGATGGAAAGTCATATGTGCTTAAAGTTGATTCAGAGGATGGCGTTCCTGTGCTCATAAAGTATGAAAACGAGTGTGGGTGTAATCATGGGTGTGAATGTTTGCATCGGAAAAAACAGAAGGATATGGAGATGCAAAAGGATCCCGTGGATGAGAAAAATTTGCTCAGTAGCATAAAATCCTTGGGAGACGTGGATGCAATATTTGAGCCTGTCGATCCTATTTCTAAGAGGAAACTTGGGATTGTGAGCCGGAAGCGTAGCACGGAAAAACAGGGTGCGTCCAAGCGTCAGGGCAAGTCGGAGACTAAGATAAGGTCAGGTGAGGAGAAGATGATGGAAAAAGGGAGTAAATCAGTTAATGTCACAGGCAAAGAAGAAGCATCTGATGTAGAGGAAGATTATAGGTTAATCCTGGAAAATCTTCAATGTAAGAATTGGGGCTTGAAAGCCTTGTTAAGAAGCGGTACCGTTATTGAATATGAAGCCGTGGAAGATGACGTCGAAATCCTTTACAACAATAGTGGTACACTCAACAAGGTAGGAAGGTTTAACCTTACAGTTTCTTTAAGAAAACACCACGAGAGTATGTTCTTCCGATCTTTGTTTCTCCTCCCTATTTTCTCTTTCGCCTTTACTTGCTCGGTTTCAAGTTTCTGGAAATAGTTCCTCATGATACTTGTATTTTTAAATGAGCTTCAATGAATACTAAGATCGAGGATACATATCCACAGATAAATGTGCGGTCTAAGTTCAGGCAGAAAGTCATGGATCTTCTGAAGAAGCCTTACGATCAAAATGAGTATGAAGAACTATGGAGTGATGTTAATGCTAAAAAACCAGTGCTAAAGCATATGGACTTGCGTAATGGGAAAGTGAAATTTTATGGGACACAGAAAATGGGAAAGTCATATCTGGATCACCATGAAGGTAAGGTCAACATCCTGTAAGTTAGCTTTTCATCGTCTCAATTGTATGATTTCCAGTATTTTCAAAGTTTCGGTAGCACTGCACCTCGCGTAGTTTCTGCTGCATATGTCAGTTCAGGTGAATTCTATATCCTCTCAAACGTTAGTAAATATTTGGATAATGGTTGTCATCTGTCATTGAACTCAAATGGCT is from Nicotiana tabacum cultivar K326 chromosome 18, ASM71507v2, whole genome shotgun sequence and encodes:
- the LOC107813259 gene encoding uncharacterized protein LOC107813259 isoform X2 — encoded protein: MGRPGLRSCGVSAEYLCEQPKLDISDNIRLVQHISRSQNVDENYAEFLKFLYNYDINSQSYTNEHGHDGSADVVGDEADPQYQIFLANAKPDGKSYVLKVDSEDGVPVLIKYENECGCNHGCECLHRKKQKDMEMQKDPVDEKNLLSSIKSLGDVDAIFEPVDPISKRKLGIVSRKRSTEKQGASKRQGKSETKIRSGEEKMMEKGSKSVNVTGKEEASDVEEDYRLILENLQCKNWGLKALLRSGTVIEYEAVEDDVEILYNNSGTLNKINVRSKFRQKVMDLLKKPYDQNEYEELWSDVNAKKPVLKHMDLRNGKVKFYGTQKMGKSYLDHHEESHPQGIIHTLERR
- the LOC107813259 gene encoding uncharacterized protein LOC107813259 isoform X1; translated protein: MGRPGLRSCGVSAEYLCEQPKLDISDNIRLVQHISRSQNVDENYAEFLKFLYNYDINSQSYTNEHGHDGSADVVGDEADPQYQIFLANAKPDGKSYVLKVDSEDGVPVLIKYENECGCNHGCECLHRKKQKDMEMQKDPVDEKNLLSSIKSLGDVDAIFEPVDPISKRKLGIVSRKRSTEKQGASKRQGKSETKIRSGEEKMMEKGSKSVNVTGKEEASDVEEDYRLILENLQCKNWGLKALLRSGTVIEYEAVEDDVEILYNNSGTLNKINVRSKFRQKVMDLLKKPYDQNEYEELWSDVNAKKPVLKHMDLRNGKVKFYGTQKMGKSYLDHHEDLQKRLKEVDNDNRKKLKILRGFFFWLQNLTHKESFIPWKDAEFLSRAAESS